GAGGATTATGAGCCAAAAATTGCTGATTTTGGAATTGCAAGGTTTGCAGAAAAATCTGATAAGCAGTTGGGATATAGCTGTCTGGCTGGCACACTTGGTTATATTGCTCCAGGTAAGTTTGCAAATGCTTTCTCCCGGGAAATTTCAGTATACCGTTTATGTTTCATAAGCATTTGATGTTCATGTTTGAAACTGTTCAGAGACATCATAGTACACTTGTGAATGGTAAAATATATCAGATAATGTGAatcttgagttttttttttgacaTATGCTTCCTATTTATGTATGTTTGAAATTCAATAGCATGTGGTTAATGTATATATTGTCATGGTTGATGCAGAACTTGCTTATGCCACTGACATCACTGAAAAGAGTGATGTTTATAGCTTTGGAGTGGTACTGTTAGAATTAGTGACAGGCAGAGAACCCATTGAAGAGGATTATGGAGAGGCAAAGGATATTGTTTATTGGGTTTTGACTCATCTGAATGACCGTGAAAGTATTCTCAACATTCTTGATGAAAGGGTGGCATCTGAGTCTGTTGAAGATATGATGAAAGTGTTGAAGATTGGCATCAAGTGCACCACTAAGCTTCCTTCTGTGCGTCCCACCATGAGAGAGGTTGTTAAGATGCTAATTGATGCAGAACCTTGTGCTTTGAAATCTCCAAAATGCCGTCATCACAAGGACACAAATGCCCTTCTCTGATGAGTTTCTTTTCAAAATGTAATTGTAATGTGAACCCTTTTCCTAACTTTGTAGCACTTTCGTAACCATGCCGACATacatatatatgattattatgGCTTCCTAAAGGGTTGCTACCAAAcccttttttcttattttatcgCTTTGCGTGTTTAGGTATCTTGTGTATTATAGTACACCACTACCCCAAGCTCTTTtcactttttccttttccttttattgtGGTTTTCTCTTTCGAGTTATTATTTCCAAAAACATCTTTATTTctaaaactcattttttattcaaatattgacCCACTTTATAGCAGTGGTTCAGATTTTTGTTGGTAAGAAAGACGTTTTGTGAAGAAAAAACTTTAAGTTTGAAATACAAAAACTTTTTGCTTTGCTCCCATTTCTTCTATATACCAAAACTGCACCTAAGTGGTTTCTTTTGTCACTTGAGTTGttgaaataaaaggaaagaGTCTAGAAACACACATGTCAACGATAGATATGAAGATTCAACAAGTTGAAAAGCACATATATTTTGGTTTGTTAGAGATCTCCTCTTTAAAATTTTCCTTCTATTGGACTTTGTCTCGTGAAGAAATAAGCGAAACATTGACCGAGAAACCAGTAGCtgttagaaaaagaaaatgaaaaggaggGATGTGAACCGTGTTATTTTTGCTTTAGAATGCACACTGATTCAAACTATTAATTCCACGTAATAATTTCCATTTCCTTGCTTGCTACAGAATAGAATCATGAATGAATGATACACTTGTTGGCGTCATCATCAATTACAAATTATTACAgaattgtaaaacaaaaatggaCCGGGTTAGTATATATAATTGAGTAGTCTGGTGTGAGGCGTGACGTCGAAATTAGtatgaaaaaatgaagaaaggaaaaagtGATGCAATATACAAAAGTTGACTGTGTCAGAATGCAGGAAGCTGAAGATGAACGTGAAGAGTACGTGATGGAAAAGAGCAAAATAGGAAGAGGATAACGCTAATGCGAAGAAGAGTATGTGGTGGACCTAGAGAGTGTAGGTTGTGCTAAACATGCAGCCAATGCTCTTTCCAAGTTATTTACAACTTGAGACATCGTTGGTCTGTCACGACCTTCCAGCCTGACACAATCTGCTGCCAAATAACCGACAAACGCCACAGCCTCTATCTCAAAAGGCGTGGGAGGGGGCACTCTTTTGTCCAACACTCTGTGAATCTCATCTTGATAAATGAATGGCACTACAAAATCAACCACATTTCTTGGCACCCCATTCTCGTTTTTATGGATGGCCCTGTATCCTGAGAGCAACTCCAGCAAAACCACGCCAAAGCTGTAGACGTCACTCTTGGGGGTCAAATGTTGAAGCCTGTAGTATTCAGGGTCCATGTAGCCAACAGTGCCAGCTGCCAGAAGTGAAAGGTGAGCCTCCTCATCTTCAGGATCAGGTCCCATTAGGGAGAGTCCAAAATCAGAGACTTTGGCAGTCCACTTGGCATCCAATAATATGTTTGCAGACTTGATGTCACGGTGAATGATCGGAGGAGTGGCGTATTGGTGTAAGTACTCTATGCCTCTGGCAGCATCCAGAGCCACCTTGATGCGCACCGGCCATGACATTAGAGCTGAAGTTTGGAGCTTGTGGAGATGGTCACCGAGGCTCCCATTGTCCATGTACTCATACACCAAAATGCGTTCTTTAGTGTCTTCGTAGAACCCCACCAAGCGGACCAGGTTCTTGTGGTGGAGTCTGGAGAGAGATTCTAGCTCATTCATGAAAGCATTGTCTTTGTCCACTTGGGCACCCAAGACTGTGTAGGTGGAGGATGAAGCTTCGGCTCTTTTTATAGCAACCTCCTTGCCGTCCTCCAAAGTGGCACGATACACTGAACCGAAGCTGCCaactccaactctcttctcctCAGAGAAATTGTTAGTGACTTGAAGCAGTGTCCCCAGAGAAAACTCCTCCAAAGGGCTCCCATTTCCCATGCTGATCACGTGACTCAAGCGCTTCTGAAGAACACGAGATCCAGCCTCAGCGTCAGGTTGTGGTTGAGAGTGAGATGACTCATCCAACCGGCCAGAATCATGGACACGGCTTCCTCTGCGTTTAGACTTGCAGTACCTGTGAAGGAAGAAAGCTATGACTAGCAACAGGGAACTGCAGCCCACACATCCAACCACAAGGAATGCAACCATTCGGCTGCTCCAACGAGAGTGGTTTGATGGTAGCGATGGCTGTGATGGTGATGGTGGAGGTGGAGATGGAGGTGGAGGTGAAGGTGAAGATTGAACCACTTGAGGGTAACAGGGTTGGCAAATGACGTCTGGAGACTGACATAGTTTGGCAGAGTTGGGCAAGGGCCCACAAGGGCAATTTTTCCGACAAGGTCCAGGGAGGACATCTTCAAACACCTTGCTGTCTGATTCAAAAAATGGAGAACCCCAACAGAGCAAGGAAAAATTGGAAGATACAACACCACAGAAAACGCTTTTCTCTGCCACAATTGACTCAAAAAAAGTGTCTTGCAAGGTGGTCGGCATGGTGAAATTATCGGACCCCCAACAGACAACTCTTCTGTCATGTCCGAGTGCGCAGCTACGGTTCTCTCCCAACGCCATAGAAACGAACCTCCCTTGAGGCTTCTCACCTTCCATGTCTCCCCAACAAACCAAACCACCATCACCGGAGATAACACAGGCATGCCTAAAGCCAGCTGCGAGAAAACTGTAATTCCCGCCGGGCGCAGGGacatcaacaacaactctgCTACTACTAACCCTCCCCGTGCCTGTGCAATTAACATCCCCCGTCGGTGATAAGCCACACACAAAATTCTCTCCCACGGCCATGCTTGACATTGACATGTTCCTCACACTCCCACTGCTCGAATTGAAGTCATGCCATTGCCAACACTCAAGCTTAAGGCTACTACTACCATTATTTACAAGACCGCAAACGTGGGAGTGGCTACTGTCAATATCTTGGAGAAGGGGTCCATCGTAGATGCGCTTATAGGGAACATTAGTAGCATTGGCAGAGAATCTCcagcaccccatgatggagatggaagaagacGATGGCCCCAAAGCACATACAAAGCTGTTGCCGCCCACAATCTGAGAGTAGGTAACGTTAGGATTGACATCAAGCGTAAAAGGCGGAGTCTGAGTCCGAGGAAAGGTAGTACAGTTGAGATTTGATTGTCCTTGTTGATTTGGATGTTGCAAGACGCAAATAAATGTTTGGTTTGAATGGGGGGTTTGAGAAATGGAAACAGTGGAGAGTGTGTTTATAGATGGAATACaacaaaaaaggaaaaggaataGGTGGCAGAAGAAGGAGCGATTAAGGAGTAAAGCTGCCATGGAATTgtaaatgaatagtaaaagaaTTCATTAATTTCATGGTGAAGCTATTAGTGTGATTAGAGAATGGAAGTGAGAAGAGGTTTTTATGAGAAGGAGAATGGCAAAACGCTATACGCGGTTTCACAATAGTCACACTCAGACACAGAAACAACACTGTCGTTTTTAGGACTCAGCAACCTATGCATGACCGAGTCTACATATCTATGTTCTCTGACTCGGTTTTCCTTCTCCAAATTATATGCTACTTGGTCATTTtactgaaaaaatatatttctttttataattaaaataattacttgacaattatattataataacataaatttgaTGGATCACTGCTACGTAGTTTCTTTTTCTCAATGCAATTTGGTTAACAAGGATAAGAACAAATTCACATAGCATCACTTCACATTATACTAATTCATTACTCAAATGGTACCATTCTTACTATGCTATGAACTAGAaactgtaatattttttaacacgACGACCTTAAAATGTAAGTGTAAGTTTAAGTtctatatcaaataaaaaatgaaaaaataaaatattatataaatatgaaagatttaataatttatttagataCAGAAAATACTATCGTTAATCTCTTATACGATTGACttcatatcatattttattgGTGTCCGTGTTTCTCTAATAAACTTCCTTGTAAAGAAGCAATAAACCGAACATGTTATGATAATTTGATGAGTGAGGGATTATGACTTTTATCTCTAACCTTTCaaccaaataatgttattactCGGTAATTCTAAGATATACAAATAACTAATATATCTGACCTTTCAGCCAAACCAAACTTATATGGAAGTAAGCAAAGCTAACAATAATACACATGGTGACCAGTAATTAGAAAGATTATTAAAAAGGTTTGTTAAGAAGatatcaaatcattcaacaggCAAATTCTTGTTATATACCTCAAAGTCAAAGATTCATCAACAATACGAACCAACAAAATCTCTggtcaaatttaaaatttgttctaATAACTTGATGTAGGAAGGAACTTTcatatagaaaatttattttaaaagaacacAAGGGTTTAAGTTTGTTTACATTTATTCCAATAGAAATTGCTTTCGACAAATGGTACTACTTAAAATAAACAATGgttgagaataataaatttttaaaaaaaggttaattatatgtttttgtcTCTAGAAgcattttaaattttggattCTCTATCACGTTAAAAGCAAATAATTTCTACTTTTGCAATTTTAATATggcaaaaaaattatattacttatttataataatttgaatatgtATATGATTTATTAGaataattaaacacaatttACAAGTCTTATAATATAAGTCCAGTAttagatatataattaaatatttaaaccaTCATCccacaatattatatatatattatatcttaaaaACGTGAAATTTAATCTTACAATTTgacttaataaaataagatttatgtTGACTTTATCTCTAGTGATTTAAGATCTTTAAGGCATCCTTTTTACACCAAAAACCATATATCTCAAATGTATAACTAAGAAGAACTTTAAATTGAACTAAATAAATCTAATAAAGAAAACCTAATAATGAAAGACGGTAAacctaataaaaattaataagataaattttaaataattttaatatcatctaaAAAACTTTTATTCTCATCTTTAATAAGACGTGCAttgtctaatatatatatatatatatatatatatatatatatatatatatatatatatatatatatatatatatatatatataattttgttatacattttatttttcttcctatcaTGTTTTATTCGTTGatcaaaataaaactcaaaaaacGAAATGTAAAACTTTGGAAAATGATGATAAATTCTACATCAGACTTTCATCCATATATGCAGAAAAgtcacttttttataaatattttattaatttttacttataaacAAAAACGCATAATCGATCATAAAagagtgtaatcgattaaaattaatatatatcttttcttttattctaacataaaagaaaatatataaataaaaataacaactattatttattttaatatgtttattgtgaatttttttatttattaaaatttgaagtaattttgtattttaatttaaattttattttaactgtaataatatatttttgaaaatttactttttacatTAAATCGTTTTTTAAAACCTagtttacaatttattttctaaatatattaatatataatcaaaCTTATTGCGTTACATTAATCAAGTCTCCTACACTCACTTTCTCCCCCATTCAACAatcttcctttccttttttttccatACCTTTTCCACCAATTCAACAAACCCAAAGTTGaatactttaaaaattatagGAAAGAAAACCCTAATTAGAAGTGAAAACCTAATAAtcattagaattttttttcagaGGATAAACACCatgaataacaaaattaatactTTTCTTATACGACAATTACTGGAATTTCATCATTATACCTATAAACATGTTATTTGTTTCTTTaagaaatatatgaataagCAAGGAGACGTTAAGATGTTTATGAACAAAAACTTGAAAAAGGTACCTCCATTCTCTTGAGCAATACTAGAGTTAATACATTACATCATTTTAGTATTAATCTTCACATCCACGACACTGTTACAACATTAAAGTAAACTATATAATCAAGAACATAGAATAGGTCATTTTCCTTTTCGAAAGATCGAATATGTGATTTTCATTTATCAACGAATAATGTACAGAAAATGTAAAGAACAACACATACCGACCAAGCGTTGACAGGAGCCAGCAAATGATAATTCACAAAATCCTCCATTTATAAGCTAGCCATTACATAAAATCGATTTTATGGTAATcatttctcaaaaaaaaaaaaaaacacttggAAAATATTCTGCGCACTACCCTGCCACAGGTCCTCGTTCATGGTCCAAACCAATCATCACACTGCTTTCCAAATGGAGTGGTATAAAGCCGTGAGATAATCTTCACGAGAAATTTGAATGAAGACTCTTATGACTAAATAAATAACATCGAATCTACTATCACCACCAACGCTCCATGCTATACGAAAAAGTCAAAAGATGGATTTCTATGCTGCCACAGATCCTGAAGCAGCCTTCCTTTGCTCTACAAGACTTGTCAGTACACTATCAATTTGAGCAAATACTTCCTCCTTTGAGACATTTCCATTAATCTGAAGACAAAAAAAGTAGCTTTAAGTGGGCTTCACCCGATTATTCCGAGCAGAACCTGTCCAAACTAtattttcttctatatcttAGCTTTTGCGTTATTAGAAACTTCTTGAATGCAAAATAAACTGACCGAAACCAGCCACTAATAACACTCGAAGAAACACAGCAATTAAAGCTTAAAGTAGCTAAGCATCAAGCATTTATCAACCAATGTAACTGTTCCACTTTCAGAATACatgaaatgttttatattactaattattgtttaattcaaaatacacaaagtccatttttttttcttttgattcatGCTGAGAAGATACACTTGGCATCTAGTCCACAAGAACAAGTATGCAATTGTGGATATCCATGTTTTATACAGTGGTTGATGGATTATCCactataaaaatgataaatagggAAATGCTTTATAAATGATGTCCACTCCACAGATGTTCAACAGGATTGCTTATGCcgttatttttgttgttgaacaaGCATGTGCGTACATGTAAGAGAGAATTTATAGAGCATACCTTAACAGTTATATCTTTATACAGGGCAAGGACGGACTCCACATTTTGATGATGGGTGTTCAATCGCAACTTCACCTAAGTCAAGCAAACGACAATGGTAAAGAACATTCAATTGGACACAATTATAATCTACATGTGAGTGTaggtataaaataataatctaaaaaaaagaattgatatcttttcagaaaaaaaaaaaacagactaGGGATATATTCTTGCCTTTTCTTCAGTATCATCAAAGCGTTGGGTAAGCCTTGCAGCTATTTCTTCTGTCTCTGGAGGAGAATACTTCAAGTGATATATCTTCCCAGTAACAGGATCTAGTCTCCGTCCAACTACTCTCTCCACAAGCAAATCTTCAGAAACCTGAAAAAtcaaaagtaaaagataagaaAAGCTACTTTGTCTTTTCTGCATTTAAGACCAATGGTATTGACTTTTATAGCGACAATACAGGGGTCTCCAGCATCATAATATATCATCTTGGGAATTATGACAGAATTTCACTGAGTATCACTATTAAAATTCATTTGGCTTCCTTTTTCTAATATCACCCAActgatttatgaaaaataaattgggTTATGAGAGGTAGAAAAGTTAAAAGGAAAACAACAAAATGTTTACctctagaagaagaaaagtatgAGGCTCAAACCCAAATCCCTTAAGTGCAGTGGCCTGAGACAAGCTCCTGGGATAACCATCCAAAAGCCAACCACGTTCTTTAGAATCTGGTTTCAAGAGACGATCCTTTACCATCTATAGCATAAGAAAATGGAGGGTAAGAGAAAGAGTAAAAAACAAGAAtgaattgaagagaaaaagtatgATTGGATTACAAAGATTACATACCATGACAACAATTTCGTCAGGGACCAACTGCCCCTGCTCCATATACTGCTTGGCTCGCTTTCCATTTTCACTTCCTGTGGCAATTTCTGCCCTAAGTAAATCTCCAGCAGCAATATGCACCAAACCGTACTGAGTATATAATTTAGATGAATTGAAGGAATGAGCATATTTGAAGGAATGAGCATATTTGAAGGAAAACTAAAAAGAAGGTTATGTTATGTGTTAGTGCATGCATTAGTAAAGCAGTAAAAAGAGAAAGGAAGTAACCTTGTCGGCGATGAGGTGGCACTGAGTGCCTTTGCCAGAAGCGGGAGCCCCAGAAATCATAACATTGAGCGCTTCATTGGTGACGGTCTGTTTGTGTGTATGACGGTGAATTGTGAATCCAATCAAATAGAATGAATGATAGAAGGAAAAATGGAGATACGAACCAGAGAATGGGAACGGGAATTGGTGGCGGTTGGAGCGGAAGTAGGTCGGAACTGATGATGGCGACGGTGGCGTCGGGGAAAACAACAAAATCCACGCTCCTTCCTGTCGCCTTCAGTCGGAGTGGGCAAACGAACTGATGCGGCTGCTGCGCCGTTGAGATTCACGATGCAACccatctctttctctttctctctccgcCTTTCGATATCACCTCCTTCATCTCATATAAgcttatttttactttttattttcatatttcctAATTTACCCTTCCGTTTTACACAAGCCGCCATCCACCTACCAAAAGACATTTaccaattttatatttctatcgATCCTTTTTTTCCTTATCaatgataaatttaaacattatgTAAATCATTTTTCTAACAGTGATATAAGTTATTCACACTACTTTTTAGAGTGAAAAATTAGATTGAGGCATGTTTGGATATATGTGAAAATCATTACATATACATTCACTTCAATATTCTTTATTACTTGCTTCCAAGTTTATGTTGCACCCCGTCCAAGATGCCTTACAGTACATGAAGCAGAGGAAGAAaaggttatttttaaaataatcaactCAAAATCTTACAATAAAACATTTGATTTAAAAGGTAACTTTTTGAGTCGTTGAAAAAGAATTCACAACTTCAcatatttaagtaaataaaacaaacagtaacctttagttttaaaattagatttataaatcatttaataatCGTTTGcaaatcatttttcaatcaGACTAATGGAGACCACTCTCGCAGGTAAACACCTCAAATCTTGAATTTCAGATATTAACCAAATTCAAGCTTTATAAAATTTAACTCGCCTCCACTACAAATTACAGACTTTGTAAATAATCCATAATGCAGTCAAGTAGTAGAATTAAAATTGgtaatcatttccaaacaagtTTAATGTTTAAACGAatgggagagagagagagagagagaacaagaATCTGATACCCAACTTGATAAAATCTATAATTATTGCTTTTGGTCTTGCTCTTCCATATTTTAATAACCCAAAACTAGGTAATTTTAATCTTCCAAAGCACCATAAATGATAACTTAATTGTACCCGTCACTTATTCCATTTTAACTCACTAGCCGAAAAACCATCCAACCTAATCAATTCTTCACAAATAAAAATGCGTTTCCGTAGCTGTCTACAATGGCTTAGCATAACGACGATAGCAGATTTGAGGTATTGGTAATTTTGTATTTCTAGCTTTCCAATGAACATTGCAAAATGAAAATCATTTCATGTTAGAAACGATTATAACTATAATTAGGATTGACTGTGTATATATACAAAATCCAAAAAATGTTATTCCATCCCTCCTGAAGCCATCACTGGTACTTTTCTCTACATATCACCACCACAAGCTTCCACCAGCCACTCAAACCTCGCTATCCTCAATGCCCTGTAAATACAGACTCTGATTTACCTGGTCTGCATGCACACGAGCAGATACCAGAACTGGGGTGTACAAAAAGTGACGACAAAAAATGACTGAAGGGCATGGGGGAGAAAAAAATGATGTTACAATGTCAAAATTTGTACTCTTGGATATGTACACTGACTCTGAAATGAATCTGGGGTATTAGCCATTAAGCCTCGCTAAAAATTGACTCAGATTGTACTCCTCTGTATATTGTGATTGATCCCACAGCTCCTCCAACCCGCCAAGTATCGATTTCAATCTCTTCCCACTGCCTACTAATTTAGCGTCTCCATCAGAATTGTTCTCTGAACTCTTTACAGCATTAGCACCCTATAAATGATCAAGTCCAAAGcatcagaaaagaaaaataaaataaggtaaATTACTATTCAcccaaataacaaaaaaatcatgttatttGGTATATTAGGGAGTTCTCTCA
The Vigna angularis cultivar LongXiaoDou No.4 chromosome 5, ASM1680809v1, whole genome shotgun sequence genome window above contains:
- the LOC108338930 gene encoding serine/threonine-protein kinase-like protein CCR4, encoding MAALLLNRSFFCHLFLFLFCCIPSINTLSTVSISQTPHSNQTFICVLQHPNQQGQSNLNCTTFPRTQTPPFTLDVNPNVTYSQIVGGNSFVCALGPSSSSISIMGCWRFSANATNVPYKRIYDGPLLQDIDSSHSHVCGLVNNGSSSLKLECWQWHDFNSSSGSVRNMSMSSMAVGENFVCGLSPTGDVNCTGTGRVSSSRVVVDVPAPGGNYSFLAAGFRHACVISGDGGLVCWGDMEGEKPQGRFVSMALGENRSCALGHDRRVVCWGSDNFTMPTTLQDTFFESIVAEKSVFCGVVSSNFSLLCWGSPFFESDSKVFEDVLPGPCRKNCPCGPLPNSAKLCQSPDVICQPCYPQVVQSSPSPPPPSPPPPSPSQPSLPSNHSRWSSRMVAFLVVGCVGCSSLLLVIAFFLHRYCKSKRRGSRVHDSGRLDESSHSQPQPDAEAGSRVLQKRLSHVISMGNGSPLEEFSLGTLLQVTNNFSEEKRVGVGSFGSVYRATLEDGKEVAIKRAEASSSTYTVLGAQVDKDNAFMNELESLSRLHHKNLVRLVGFYEDTKERILVYEYMDNGSLGDHLHKLQTSALMSWPVRIKVALDAARGIEYLHQYATPPIIHRDIKSANILLDAKWTAKVSDFGLSLMGPDPEDEEAHLSLLAAGTVGYMDPEYYRLQHLTPKSDVYSFGVVLLELLSGYRAIHKNENGVPRNVVDFVVPFIYQDEIHRVLDKRVPPPTPFEIEAVAFVGYLAADCVRLEGRDRPTMSQVVNNLERALAACLAQPTLSRSTTYSSSH
- the LOC108339596 gene encoding adenylate kinase, chloroplastic, with the translated sequence MGCIVNLNGAAAASVRLPTPTEGDRKERGFCCFPRRHRRHHQFRPTSAPTATNSRSHSLTVTNEALNVMISGAPASGKGTQCHLIADKYGLVHIAAGDLLRAEIATGSENGKRAKQYMEQGQLVPDEIVVMMVKDRLLKPDSKERGWLLDGYPRSLSQATALKGFGFEPHTFLLLEVSEDLLVERVVGRRLDPVTGKIYHLKYSPPETEEIAARLTQRFDDTEEKVKLRLNTHHQNVESVLALYKDITVKINGNVSKEEVFAQIDSVLTSLVEQRKAASGSVAA